The following nucleotide sequence is from Dyella sp. BiH032.
GCGGGTCCTCCGCCTGCTCCAGCACCAGCACGGAAAGCCCCGCAAGGCGCAGTTCGCAGGCCAGGAACAGGCCGACCGGGCCGGCCCCGGCAATCACGACGTCATGGATCAAGGCAATGTCCTCAGGCGGAGGCTTGGTGCGGTGGGCGAGATGTGCAATTCTTACACTCAGTGCACGATTCTTGCGGGAGGCGCCACGCTATGTCAAACCAGCCCGGGCTTCGGCATCGGAAGAAGGCGGAAACGCGGCAGATGATTTCCGACGTCGCTACGCGCCTGTTCATCGAGCGCGGGTTCGAGAACGTGCCGGTGGACGAAGTCGCACGCGAGGCGAACGTCGCCAGGAAGACGGTGTTCAACTACTTCCCGCGCAAGGAGGACCTGGTCTTCGATCGCGAGGACGAGGCGCGGGCGATGGTGCGCGAAGCGCTTGCCCACCGTGGCGAGCGGTCGCCCCTGCATGCGTTCCAGGTGCTGATGCGTGCGCTGGTGAAGCAGCAGCATCGGCTGTTCACCGTTCATCGCGCGCCGATCCGGTTCTGGCGCATGGTGGCGGAGAGCCCGGCGCTCACGGCGCGCGCGCGCGAGTTGCAAGTGACGTTCGGAGAGGACCTGGCGGCGATGCTGGCGGAAGCGGCAGGGAGAACGCCGGACGATCCGCATGCGCGCCTGGCCGCGGCGATGCTGATGGATACCCTGGTGGTGGCGTATAGGGCCGCGCTGCGGGCGTATCGGGAAAAACGGGCACCGCAGGTGGCGTTGGTGGAAGTGATGAGGCGTGGATTTGCGGGGGTGAATGCGGCGTTGAAGGGGACGGTGTATGTGTAGCGTTGGAAAGGGTTCGAGGGGAGATAGGTTTGGGTGGGATGTT
It contains:
- a CDS encoding TetR family transcriptional regulator, translating into MISDVATRLFIERGFENVPVDEVAREANVARKTVFNYFPRKEDLVFDREDEARAMVREALAHRGERSPLHAFQVLMRALVKQQHRLFTVHRAPIRFWRMVAESPALTARARELQVTFGEDLAAMLAEAAGRTPDDPHARLAAAMLMDTLVVAYRAALRAYREKRAPQVALVEVMRRGFAGVNAALKGTVYV